TATTTTGATAACGATCCATCACACCATTATATACCATCTGCGCAGCAGAACGTGTTGTATCAAATGGATAATCCACAACAGGCCCAGGAATTACAAACTTACCAGGAACAGATGGATCATTTGGATGAACGAACACAACCGCAGAGCGCTTATTTAGTTCCTTCCAAACAGGCTCTAAGGCAGAATCTCCGAGATACATCCCTTCATAATTGCTGAGCAAAACCACACCATCGGCTTTCAAGTGATCAAAACCATATTCGATCTCTTTCAAAGCACCTTCAATTTCGGAAAGCGGCAATGTTAAGAAATTTCCGAAACGCTTAGGATGCTTCTGCACCACATCAGCCGTATATTCGTTGACTTTCCGCGCCATTTCTAAACGCGCCTGCCCTTTCCAGCCGCAGACACCTGGAGCTGTCAAAGAAAGAACAGATGTGCCAATCTTATTACTGTCCATAAAATCTAAAGCGGTTTGTGGTGTCCATTCAGGTAAAGTCCAGCCTGAAGGATCTCCTCCATGTTCTGATAATCCCTTGCCCCAGACAGGCGGTATAACGTGTGTATGAACATCAATACGGGAAATAGATGACTTGATCTTGTTGCCTTTCTCTAAAAAGCGCTGAAATAAAAACACTTTTTTGTGCCTCTCTGCCCTAGATAGGCATTCCTCGCATAACAAAAAACTCTATTGTGGTTCTATATTTTAAAAAACCATTAATTTATCTTCATCTACCTCAGCGAGAAGGCCGACAAGGCCGCCAACTTTAACACCATCAATCAAGTCAGTTTCTTTAAGATTCGTTTGAAATAAGCCTGTTTCGCAGGCGATGAGCTTTATGCCAAGCTGTAAGCTTTCCTCAATTAATTTGTCTAGACACAAAACCCCTTCGGCCTCAGGACAATTTTCCTTATCGCATTCAAGGTTTATTTTTCTAAAAAGGCGAACGCTTTTTCCACCAGCAA
The genomic region above belongs to Acetobacteraceae bacterium and contains:
- a CDS encoding amidohydrolase, whose product is MSRIDVHTHVIPPVWGKGLSEHGGDPSGWTLPEWTPQTALDFMDSNKIGTSVLSLTAPGVCGWKGQARLEMARKVNEYTADVVQKHPKRFGNFLTLPLSEIEGALKEIEYGFDHLKADGVVLLSNYEGMYLGDSALEPVWKELNKRSAVVFVHPNDPSVPGKFVIPGPVVDYPFDTTRSAAQMVYNGVMDRYQNIKVILAHAGGFLPFAVRRFAELIPVVRKARHEENIPTANSLMETFRKFYFDTALSSSPEGLPSLLAFAKPGHVLFGSDNPYASRPVSESFVYMLDNYKDFKDGQYDSINQDGALELFPRLKA